One region of Flavobacterium sp. KACC 22763 genomic DNA includes:
- a CDS encoding RluA family pseudouridine synthase: protein MNNNIEENLDLEDELFEHYRFEVPKGQAFLRIDKYLMYLIPNATRNKIQNAATNGNIFVNDIPVKSNYKVKPFDVITVMLSHPPFENRVDPEDIPLDIVYEDDALLLINKPPGLVVHPGHGNYTGTLVNALAFHFENLPMNSSERPGLVHRIDKDTSGLLVVAKTEAAMTHLAKQFEAKTTEREYIALVWGNVVADSGTIEGNLARHLKDRMQMAVFDDPEIGKPAITHYKVLERFGYVTLISCKLETGRTHQIRAHMKHIGHPLFNDERYGGHLILKGTTFTKYKQFIENCFKALPRQALHAKTLGFVHPNTGELMRFDTELPQDFQDCIEKWRNYVKSHNVEDES from the coding sequence ATGAACAATAATATTGAAGAAAATTTAGATCTGGAAGACGAATTATTTGAGCACTACAGATTTGAAGTCCCAAAAGGTCAAGCGTTTTTACGTATTGACAAATATTTAATGTATTTGATTCCGAATGCCACACGAAATAAAATTCAGAACGCGGCAACAAACGGAAACATTTTTGTAAATGATATTCCTGTAAAATCAAATTACAAAGTAAAACCTTTTGATGTGATAACGGTTATGTTGTCGCATCCTCCATTTGAAAATAGGGTAGATCCAGAAGATATTCCGTTGGATATTGTTTATGAAGATGATGCGTTATTGCTTATCAATAAACCACCGGGATTGGTTGTACACCCAGGTCACGGAAATTATACTGGAACTTTGGTCAACGCTTTGGCATTTCATTTTGAAAATCTGCCAATGAATAGCAGCGAGCGCCCAGGTTTGGTTCATAGAATTGATAAAGATACTTCTGGTCTTTTGGTTGTAGCCAAAACGGAAGCTGCTATGACGCATTTAGCGAAGCAGTTTGAAGCTAAAACTACCGAACGCGAGTATATTGCTCTAGTTTGGGGAAATGTTGTGGCTGACAGCGGTACAATTGAAGGAAACTTAGCGAGACATTTGAAAGACAGAATGCAAATGGCAGTTTTTGATGATCCAGAAATTGGAAAACCTGCTATTACGCATTATAAAGTTTTGGAGCGTTTTGGTTATGTAACTCTTATTTCTTGTAAATTGGAAACAGGAAGAACACACCAGATTCGTGCGCATATGAAGCATATTGGTCATCCATTATTTAACGATGAGCGTTATGGTGGTCATTTGATTTTGAAAGGAACAACTTTTACCAAATACAAGCAGTTTATCGAGAATTGCTTTAAAGCTTTACCACGTCAGGCGTTACATGCTAAAACGCTTGGATTTGTTCACCCAAATACGGGAGAATTAATGCGTTTTGATACAGAATTACCTCAGGATTTTCAGGATTGTATTGAGAAATGGCGTAATTATGTGAAGTCGCATAATGTTGAGGATGAAAGTTAA
- a CDS encoding family 16 glycoside hydrolase — MKIKFALFLLLQFILISCSNTISTVKKEYTLKKSKELKSDWTIDSKEWILKNDTLTGNGSLSPWGVLVSKKQLPENYEIDFKVNMTNASLFEIMLNLDKGKYIRTYLYQIDQNIVIGDGVYDKNDDSYGKRGGKTLFRKPMQLENNKWYAVKIKVFNNQLFFSVDDKTTLECSLEKSNLNQKGKLGFITNGEVKITDLTIKSLQ, encoded by the coding sequence ATGAAAATAAAATTTGCCCTATTTCTCCTTTTACAATTCATCTTGATTTCGTGTTCCAACACCATTTCAACAGTAAAAAAAGAATATACTTTAAAAAAATCAAAAGAGCTAAAATCAGATTGGACAATCGATTCTAAAGAATGGATTCTAAAAAATGACACACTTACAGGAAACGGCTCTCTTTCGCCATGGGGAGTTTTGGTTTCAAAAAAACAGCTTCCAGAAAACTATGAAATTGATTTTAAAGTAAACATGACCAATGCATCTTTATTCGAAATCATGCTCAATTTGGATAAAGGAAAATACATTAGAACATACTTATATCAAATTGACCAAAACATTGTAATTGGTGACGGAGTTTATGATAAAAATGATGATTCGTATGGCAAACGAGGCGGAAAAACGTTGTTTAGAAAACCAATGCAATTAGAAAACAACAAATGGTATGCTGTAAAAATTAAAGTTTTCAATAATCAACTATTCTTTTCTGTTGACGATAAAACAACTTTAGAATGTTCTCTTGAAAAAAGCAATCTAAACCAAAAAGGGAAATTAGGTTTCATAACCAACGGAGAAGTCAAAATAACGGATTTAACAATTAAATCTCTACAATAA
- a CDS encoding ATP-binding cassette domain-containing protein, with protein MQHWDILLSNQVNKKKLIDNILNGEATGELAIFNNQKGILFSDIAIEKFIEKEFQYDSVEASPDSHRQLRTFSSGERKKEFLKYCINQRPDYIIFDNPFDHLDQASRVVLADSLKDLTNDIAIIQLLNRTVDVLEFVPNKAQIKDNTFELHPFKKTENHFKTLNTTAIPKATETHTFPENELIRLENVSVSYDERKILNNISWAIKQGEFWQLVGPNGSGKSTILSLITGDNPKGFGQNLFLFGRKKGTGESVWDIKKQIGIYATSMMDLFQKGHTLEQMILSGFFDQIGLYTEPTTHQKNIVTQWLEVIEMSHLRKKRFIDLSIGQQRVALIVRAVLKHPPLLILDEPVEGLDDENVDLVIQLINTIKQETNVSILYVSHRIEQGLAPTSVFELLPTETGSIGKIKYHSELN; from the coding sequence ATGCAACACTGGGATATACTTTTATCAAATCAGGTAAATAAAAAGAAATTAATAGACAATATATTAAATGGCGAAGCTACTGGAGAATTAGCCATTTTTAACAATCAAAAAGGAATACTGTTTTCTGATATTGCTATCGAAAAATTCATCGAAAAAGAATTTCAATATGACAGCGTAGAAGCTTCGCCAGATTCGCATAGACAGCTTCGAACTTTTTCTTCTGGCGAACGTAAAAAAGAATTTTTAAAATACTGCATCAATCAAAGACCAGATTACATAATTTTCGACAATCCTTTTGATCATTTGGATCAGGCCTCACGAGTAGTTTTAGCCGATTCCTTAAAAGATCTGACGAATGATATTGCCATTATTCAACTTTTAAATCGTACCGTCGATGTGCTTGAATTTGTGCCAAATAAAGCTCAAATTAAAGATAATACATTCGAACTGCATCCATTTAAAAAAACCGAAAATCATTTCAAAACATTAAATACAACTGCAATTCCAAAAGCAACAGAAACTCATACTTTTCCCGAAAACGAATTAATCAGACTTGAAAATGTTTCGGTGAGTTATGATGAAAGAAAGATTCTCAACAACATTTCTTGGGCAATCAAACAAGGCGAATTCTGGCAGTTAGTAGGTCCAAATGGTTCTGGAAAAAGTACTATTTTATCTTTGATTACAGGAGACAATCCAAAAGGCTTTGGACAGAATTTATTCTTATTTGGAAGAAAAAAAGGAACAGGAGAAAGCGTTTGGGACATAAAAAAACAAATCGGGATTTACGCTACTTCGATGATGGATTTGTTTCAAAAAGGACATACACTGGAACAAATGATTCTTTCTGGTTTCTTTGACCAAATAGGATTGTATACAGAACCTACAACACATCAAAAGAATATCGTGACGCAATGGCTTGAAGTGATCGAAATGTCTCATTTACGCAAAAAACGTTTTATAGATCTTTCTATTGGTCAGCAGCGCGTCGCATTAATTGTTCGTGCCGTCTTAAAACATCCGCCATTATTGATTTTAGATGAACCTGTAGAAGGTTTAGACGACGAAAATGTAGATTTGGTAATTCAGCTTATCAATACCATAAAACAAGAAACTAACGTTTCTATATTGTATGTTTCGCATCGAATCGAACAAGGCCTTGCCCCTACTTCTGTCTTTGAACTTTTACCAACTGAAACAGGTTCAATCGGAAAAATAAAATACCATTCAGAATTAAATTAA